The genomic segment CCAGTTCGGCGATACGGCTTTTAAGGTCGCCGGATGGAATTTGATAGACAGAACCGTAGAATTGAAGGTTTTCCCGTCCGGTCAGGTCGCGATAGAGGGAGAATTTCTGCGACATATAACCGATGCTCTGTTTGATTTGCTCACTTTCGGTGAAGATATTGTGACCGTTGACGGTGCCGGAGCCGGAGGTGGGGAGAAGTAAGCCGCAGAGCATCCGGATAGCGGTCGTTTTCCCGGCGCCATTGGCGCCAAGAAATCCGAAAATCTCCCCCTTCTCAACCGAAAGAGAGATTTCATCCACCGCTTTAAACTCGCCGAATTTGCGGGTCAGTTTATCTATGGTAACGGCGTATTCCATGAATTATCTCCCCATCAGTTGAATGAAGGTGTCTTCAAGGTCGGGTGGGATTTCGTGCAGGGCGCCTGGTTCGATGCCAATCGTCCCGAGCTGTCTCAGGTAATTTTCAAGAGAGTCATTTTCCCCGACATAAATATGCACCGAGGAGCCGAACCGCCGCGAACTCAGCCCGTCAATTTTGCCCAGTTTTTCCATCAGTTCATGTGTCGGAGTGACATCAGCGCGATAGGCTTTTCCGGAGAATAGACGGGGCAGTTCGGCGGGGGTTCCTTCGGCAAGTTTTTTCCCATCAAAGATAAAGATGGCGCGGTCGGAAAGCGCGACTTCATCCATATAGGGAGTAGAAACAATGATGGTGGAGCCATTATTCCGAAGTTCTTTCAGTATCTCCCAGAACTGACGTCGCGAAAGGGGGTCAACGCCGGTAGTCGGCTCATCGAGCATAAGGACTTTGGGGTCATGCACCAGAGCGCAGCTGAGCGCCAGCTTCTGTTTCATTCCGCCCGAAAGGGCGCCGGCGCGACGGTCATAAAAGGGACCAAGTCCCGAAAATTGATAGAGCTGCTTTTTCTTCTCGGCGAACTCTCTCTTTTTTATTCCGAACATGCCGGCGTAGAAGAAGAGATTCTCCTCGACGGAAAGGTCGGGATAAAGCGAAAAGCTCTGCGGCATATATCCCAGGTGTGGTTTGACTTTATCGAATTCTCGAGAGACGTCATATCCGGAAACGGAGATGGCGCCGCTATTGTAATGGAGAAGGCCACAGACGGAGCGAAAGATAGAGGTCTTGCCGGCGCCGTCGGGGCCGACCAGCGCCAGTATTTCACCCTCATTGGCGCTGAAGCTGAAATTATCGACGGCGGTGATTGAGCCGTATCGCTTGCTCAGATTTTCGACCACGACGACGTTCATCGTATCTTCGCCGCTACCGGCATCCCGATTTTGAGAGCGCCGTTCGGATTGGGAATCATGATTTTAACGGCATAGACCAGGTCGGCGCGGGCTTCCCTGGTCTGGACATTCTTGGGGGTGAATTCCGCTTCGGATGAAATCCAGGAGAGATATCCTTGCAGCGGTTCGGAGCGGCCATCTTCGGGGTCAACAAAGGCGGAGCTCCCCAGGGTGAAACGGGTCAGTTCCGAGGGCGGCAGATAGATTTTCACCCAGACGGTATCGAGTTTGGCGATACGAAGCAGTTGTTTGCCGGGGGCGACCAATTCGCCGGCTTCGACATACTTATTGACCACGATTCCGGATTGCGGTGATACCGGGAAGCAGTCGGAGAGCTGCTTTTTCAGGAGGTCGATAGAGGCCTCGGCGCGGGTCAATTCTGCCGCGGTGGCGTCATAAGCGGCGGCGGCCTGCTGGCGCGCCAATTGGGCCAGATTGAAGGCGGTTTCGGCTTTGTCATATTGCTGCTGATTGGCGGAGCCGCTCTTGATAAGGGCGGAAACACGCTCAAACTCCTTGCGGGCGAGCTCCAGATTCTGGTCGGCCTGCTCAATTGCGAGGGAGGCGGTGCGGAGACGGGTCGCCACTGTTTTTCTGACAGCCTCGGCTTCCTGCAGCCGGAGTCGGACTGTTACGGTATCGACAATGCCGATGGTATCGCCGGCGGCAATACTGTCCCCTTCCTCAAAGTAAAGAGCTTTCAACTGACCGGCGGTCTCGGCGGAGAAGGTGATTTCGGTCGCCTCGATAAGCCCGGAGCCGCCGGGGATATCGTTATCCTTGCTGCAGGAAGAGAGCAGGAAAGCCAGCGGCAATATGATGATTATAGAGAGACTGTTCTTACTCATTTGTGAATCCTCCGAAAATGCGGCTGTCGCCGGTGGCGTAAAGGTATTCTGATTCAGCCAGATAGTAATTTATGATTGAGACCTGGTATAACTGCTCGGCGGCGGTAAGTTCCGCTTCCAGTTCCAGAAGGCGATTGATGCTTATTTCGCCCGCTTTATGTTTTTCCTGGCCGAGTCGATATTTGCGGGTGGCAATATCGAACTCGGTTTTGGATATTTTGAAATTTTGATAGGCGCGCTGGAGATTGTTGCGCGCCAGGTCGGCTTGCAAGGTCAATTGCTCTTTGACCCTCTCGCGAGCCATCTGCGAGGAGAACATCGCCTGCCTGGCGGAGCGGGTGGTATGGATAGTCTTTCCCCCCAGATTGAACTCCCAGTTGAGGGACACCCCGGCATGGAAATAATCGTTCCACTCGGCGTTGAATAAATCACGGTTCGGTTTTCCGGCGGAGTACCCCAGATATCCGCTGACGGTCGGAAAGAGAGCGGCCCGGCTGATGCCAACCAGATGCTCCGAGGATTTTACGCGGCTATCGCTAAGTTTCAGTTCCGGACGAACGATTTCTGTTTTTTCCAGGCTTTTTGTCGGGAGTTCATCCGGAAGCGGTATTATCTCATCGGAGAGGATTTCGCTTTGGCGCTCCAGTCCGGTGACCTGCGCCAGCAGGGTGGAACTGTTGCGGAAAGCGGTCTCGCGCTCAATCAGGGTCTGCTTCCCTTTTTGATAAGCGAGGGAGGCATCGAGGATATCGACCGAATCGGCCATCCCGACAGCATGCAGATTATCGACGTCCTTCTGGATGATGCTGATTCTCTGAAGCGAGGCGTCGGCGGTCTTGACCAGATGCCCTGCTATGACAAAACCGAGATAAGCCTGCCGCGCGGTGTAAGCGACACGAAGCCGCTCGGCTTCCAGCCCATAGGCGCGCGAATTCAGAATTTCTTTCTGAATATTTATTTGGCTGGAGAGCCGACCTCCGGTATAAAGAGGCAGAGATAATTTGACGTCGGTCTGGTAATTCTCATGCGAGCCCAATTCTATGGCTCGCGTCGGAAGCAGTGAAACAGTCTGCAGTTCATCGATATAAAATGTGGCGGCATTCAGCGAGAGGACCGGGAATCGTCCGGCGCGTGCCGCCTGGTAATCGGAAGCGGCCGCGGCGGAATCGTAACGAGACGATTTCAGGCTGAAAGAATGCTCCTGCGACAGTTTGATAGCCTCTTCCAGCGTCAGTTTGACCTGCGCCTGGACCGTTGAGGCGGTCATCAGAAGTAATAGCGCTATGAAATATTTCATATTCAATATCCTACCGGGCAAGAAGGCCGTAGAGGAAAAGGTCGACCACTTCCTTCGCCCGCTGTTCGCGGAATTCCTGTTCATTTTTTATCTCCCAAACAGAATTGAGAATTGGCGCTGCCATATAGTAGAAGATGTTCATCCCGATGAAAGAGATAATGGCGTGGGTGCTGTCGCGGTCGCTGAACCGGCCGTGCTCTTTGCCGGTTTCGATGAGGTTGCGCAGGCGATGCGAGAGCCCCCGCTCCATTATTTCGGAAGTGAAGGCGGAGCGAAGCCTCTCCCCTCCTGAAGCGAGTTCGCGCAAGAATATCGGGATGAATTTCTGGCGCTGGTCAAAGATTCTTTGATAGAAGGTGGCAATCTTGCGCAACGCTTCCTCGATGGAGTCGCTTTCAATGACCACCTGCTCGACATAGGCGCCGATATGAGTCAGATGTTCCCGAATCACTTCCTGGTAGAGATTCTCTTTACTCCGGAAGTGGTAATAGATCATCGCCTTGTTGACTCCGGCGCTGGCTGCTATGCGGTCGACCCGAGAACCCTCGAATCCGAAGCGGGCGAATTCATCGCGGGCCGCCTCGAATATTTTTTGGGCGCTCTCTTTTTCGAGGGTTTTTTCGGTTTCGTGAGTCTGTTCTTTTTGCATCGTATTATCCAACTATTTAGTTTAACTATCCAGTTATTTAATTTATTATAACGGAAAAGTCAAGGGAAAAGTTCCAGAAAAACGTAATCAATTGTTAGATAATTAATTAACAGTAATTGTAGGCCGGCCGTTACTTTTCAGGGAGGCGAAAATCGGCCCGGACAGAACGCTTCAGGAGACGGAACCTAATCTTTCAAGAAGACTATTGTCGGTATCCAGAGTTGGGATGTCCGTTTGGTCAGGTCTATCAGGTCGGTTATCTTTTCGCGTGGCTCCCAGACCTTATTCATTGTTAGCGATTGGTTGACAGAGATTAACCCGGGGGCGAGCAAGAAATGTCCGCTCACTTCACCAAACTGATTCGCAAATGATATATCATTGAGTTCCGAGGCAATGGTCCAGTCGGATGGATATTTAATTGTAATCGTCTGTTTGTAGTTTTCTGAAAATGGGACCTTGACCGGATTGACTCTCAGTTCGGGCCTAATTCTCATCACCTCACCGCGGAGCGGGGAGAGGAGTCCGCTGGTCTGAAAGATAGCCTCATCGTCTCCTATACGGATAAGATTATCTATTGTATATTGAGCCTCCACAATAAGCGGTTCCTTTATTATTTCCAGATTGGAGATGTTGAAAGTGTCGATATCAACTTCACCGTCAGAATAAATGAAGTAATCGGAGACCGTTTTTCGAAGATCGCTCCCTTTCAGTCCCTGAAGAATCATCCTAATGAGCGCTGCCGGATAGCCCGAAACGGAAGTTTTCTCGGTCACGCTTACGGTTCCATCCTCGCGAAGCACAATCTCGGTCTCGCCTACAAGGAGGTTTTGCTTCGGGTCGCCGGCCGGCATATTTTTTATCCGCTGTGCA from the Candidatus Zixiibacteriota bacterium genome contains:
- a CDS encoding ABC transporter ATP-binding protein, with protein sequence MEYAVTIDKLTRKFGEFKAVDEISLSVEKGEIFGFLGANGAGKTTAIRMLCGLLLPTSGSGTVNGHNIFTESEQIKQSIGYMSQKFSLYRDLTGRENLQFYGSVYQIPSGDLKSRIAEL
- a CDS encoding ABC transporter ATP-binding protein — protein: MNVVVVENLSKRYGSITAVDNFSFSANEGEILALVGPDGAGKTSIFRSVCGLLHYNSGAISVSGYDVSREFDKVKPHLGYMPQSFSLYPDLSVEENLFFYAGMFGIKKREFAEKKKQLYQFSGLGPFYDRRAGALSGGMKQKLALSCALVHDPKVLMLDEPTTGVDPLSRRQFWEILKELRNNGSTIIVSTPYMDEVALSDRAIFIFDGKKLAEGTPAELPRLFSGKAYRADVTPTHELMEKLGKIDGLSSRRFGSSVHIYVGENDSLENYLRQLGTIGIEPGALHEIPPDLEDTFIQLMGR
- a CDS encoding efflux RND transporter periplasmic adaptor subunit, with protein sequence MSKNSLSIIIILPLAFLLSSCSKDNDIPGGSGLIEATEITFSAETAGQLKALYFEEGDSIAAGDTIGIVDTVTVRLRLQEAEAVRKTVATRLRTASLAIEQADQNLELARKEFERVSALIKSGSANQQQYDKAETAFNLAQLARQQAAAAYDATAAELTRAEASIDLLKKQLSDCFPVSPQSGIVVNKYVEAGELVAPGKQLLRIAKLDTVWVKIYLPPSELTRFTLGSSAFVDPEDGRSEPLQGYLSWISSEAEFTPKNVQTREARADLVYAVKIMIPNPNGALKIGMPVAAKIR
- a CDS encoding TolC family protein, whose amino-acid sequence is MKYFIALLLLMTASTVQAQVKLTLEEAIKLSQEHSFSLKSSRYDSAAAASDYQAARAGRFPVLSLNAATFYIDELQTVSLLPTRAIELGSHENYQTDVKLSLPLYTGGRLSSQINIQKEILNSRAYGLEAERLRVAYTARQAYLGFVIAGHLVKTADASLQRISIIQKDVDNLHAVGMADSVDILDASLAYQKGKQTLIERETAFRNSSTLLAQVTGLERQSEILSDEIIPLPDELPTKSLEKTEIVRPELKLSDSRVKSSEHLVGISRAALFPTVSGYLGYSAGKPNRDLFNAEWNDYFHAGVSLNWEFNLGGKTIHTTRSARQAMFSSQMARERVKEQLTLQADLARNNLQRAYQNFKISKTEFDIATRKYRLGQEKHKAGEISINRLLELEAELTAAEQLYQVSIINYYLAESEYLYATGDSRIFGGFTNE
- a CDS encoding TetR/AcrR family transcriptional regulator, which translates into the protein MQKEQTHETEKTLEKESAQKIFEAARDEFARFGFEGSRVDRIAASAGVNKAMIYYHFRSKENLYQEVIREHLTHIGAYVEQVVIESDSIEEALRKIATFYQRIFDQRQKFIPIFLRELASGGERLRSAFTSEIMERGLSHRLRNLIETGKEHGRFSDRDSTHAIISFIGMNIFYYMAAPILNSVWEIKNEQEFREQRAKEVVDLFLYGLLAR